The genomic interval GCGCGATTTGCTCATCCGGTGGCCGTCGGGGCCGAGCACGATGCCCTGGTTGAAGAGGCGCGGGAACGGCTCGGCGTGGTCGACGAGGCCCATGTCGCGCAGCACGCGCGTGAAGAAGCGCGAGTAGAGGAGGTGCATCACGGCGTGCTCCACGCCGCCCGTGTACTGGTCGACGGGCGTCCACCGGCGGGCGAGTTCGACGTCGAACGGCCCGTCGCTCTTGTGCGGATCGAGATAGCGGTACCAGTACCAGGACGAGTCCACGAACGTGTCCATGGTGTCCGTCTCCCGCTGCGCGGGGCCGCCGCAGTTCGGGCACGTCGTGTTGAGGAACCCTTCGTGATGCTTGAGCGGCGACTCGCCGGTCGGCAGGAATTCGGCGTCCTCCGGCAGGAGCACCGGCAGTTGGTCCTCGGGGACGGGGACGGTGCCGCAGCGGTCGCAGTACACGATGGGGATCGGCGTGCCCCAGTACCGCTGGCGGCTGATGAGCCAGTCGCGCATGCGGTACTGCACGGCGCGACGCCCGATGCCTCGCCGCTCGATCTCGTCGGCCAGCCGCTCCCGGGCCACCTCCGAGGGCAGACCGTCGAACGGCCCCGAGTTCACGAGGGTGCCTTCCTCGGCGTACGCGGAGCCGAGTTCCTCGCCCTGCCAGCCGGGCGGCGCCACCACGACGCGGATGGGCAGCCGGTAGCGGCGGGCGAAGTCGAAGTCGCGCTCGTCATGGCCGGGCACGCCCATGATGGCGCCCGTGCCGTAGGTGACGAGCACGTAGTCCGCGATCCAGATCGGCACCCGCTCGCCGGTCAGCGGGTGGACGGCGTAGGCGCCGGTGAAGACCCCGTCGCGCACCTTTTCCGTGGACAGGCGCTCCACCTCGGACTGGCGGGCCGCCTTGTGCCGGTACGCCTCGACGGCCTCCCGGCACTCCGGCGCCGTGATGCGCTCCACAAGCGGATGCTCGGGCGCCAGCACGACGAAGGAGACGCCGTAGATCGTGTCGATGCGGGTCGTGAAAACCTCGAACGTGTCGTCGCGGCCGTCGACCTGGAACCGGAACTGGACGCCCTCGCTGCGGCCGATCCAGTTGCGCTGCATGGCGAGGACGCGCTCCGGCCACTCCAGCCCGCTGAAGTCCAGGAGCTCGTCCGCGTACGCGGTGATGCGGAAAAACCACTGGTCGAGCTCCTTCTTCACGACGGGCGTGTCGCAGCGCTCGCAGAGGCGGTTCTCGCCGACCACCTGCTCCCGCGCGAGGGTGGTGTTGCAGGTCGGGCACCAGTCGACCGGCGCGAACTTCTTGTATGCGAGGCCTCGCTTGTAGAACTGCAGGAAGAACCACTGGTTCCAGCGGTAGTATTCGGGGTCGCACGTGACGATCTCGTGCTCCCATGCGAAGGACGCCCCCATGGAGCGCATCTGCCGCCGCATGTTGTCGATGTTGCGGTACGTCCAGGCGTGCGGGTGGACGCCGCGCTTGATGGCGGCGTTTTCCGCCGGCAGCCCGAAGGCGTCGAAGCCGATGGGGAAGAAGACGTTGTACCCCTGCATACGCTTGAAGCGCGCGTACGCGTCCGTCGGCGAGAGCACGTACCAGTGGCCGATGTGCAGGTCGCCGCTGGGGTACGGGAACATCGTCAGCATGTAGAAGCGCGGCTTGGGCGCGTTCGGGTCCCACTTGTAGAGGCCCGTCCGCTCCCAGTGAGCCTGCCACTTCTTTTCGATGGCGCGGAAATTGTAACCCGGCATCGTCATCCTCCTCCGCGCGATCGCGGCCGATCCCCGACGCGGCCGTCCGAAAAGCGGGCGGCCCCGTCCGCTTAGGGACGGGGCCCCCCCCCGGGGCCCACCCTAATAAATTACTAGATCTTTTACACAGCAGAAG from Clostridia bacterium carries:
- a CDS encoding leucine--tRNA ligase, translated to MPGYNFRAIEKKWQAHWERTGLYKWDPNAPKPRFYMLTMFPYPSGDLHIGHWYVLSPTDAYARFKRMQGYNVFFPIGFDAFGLPAENAAIKRGVHPHAWTYRNIDNMRRQMRSMGASFAWEHEIVTCDPEYYRWNQWFFLQFYKRGLAYKKFAPVDWCPTCNTTLAREQVVGENRLCERCDTPVVKKELDQWFFRITAYADELLDFSGLEWPERVLAMQRNWIGRSEGVQFRFQVDGRDDTFEVFTTRIDTIYGVSFVVLAPEHPLVERITAPECREAVEAYRHKAARQSEVERLSTEKVRDGVFTGAYAVHPLTGERVPIWIADYVLVTYGTGAIMGVPGHDERDFDFARRYRLPIRVVVAPPGWQGEELGSAYAEEGTLVNSGPFDGLPSEVARERLADEIERRGIGRRAVQYRMRDWLISRQRYWGTPIPIVYCDRCGTVPVPEDQLPVLLPEDAEFLPTGESPLKHHEGFLNTTCPNCGGPAQRETDTMDTFVDSSWYWYRYLDPHKSDGPFDVELARRWTPVDQYTGGVEHAVMHLLYSRFFTRVLRDMGLVDHAEPFPRLFNQGIVLGPDGHRMSKSRGNVIDPDDLVEHYGADVVRGYLMFMRPWDQGGPWQPGGIDGVANFLNRVWRIAVDEEPAEGDAPVAAAAEAEVVGAAPFGERELRKLTHRTIKKVTEDLSEFRFNTAIAAMMEFSRDLARARHTALERTPAWREAVEALTLLLAPICPHITEEIWHRLGHEDSVHVQPWPKHDPALTVNDTVEIVVQVNGRVRERLEVPAGLDRDALLAAVQADARVQALLAGKTVRKAIAVPDRLVNFVV